One window of Acidobacteriaceae bacterium genomic DNA carries:
- the queG gene encoding tRNA epoxyqueuosine(34) reductase QueG — protein MVIRNSDREWISQRAHEAGFDLAGIAAVPEAGTAANAQSSNRFAAWIASGHAGEMEWLKRTDSTGELVRGDLRRSIPWAHSVIVCAINYNPDAPRSTDAAPADAGWIARYAWSGRAHDTYPGSDYHDVLLEKLRTVEQSLHERFGADLQTRCYVDTGPIVEREYAHRAGIGWIGKNACLLNQSLGSWLLLGVIITSLDLPREAWALPAADRCGTCTRCIDACPTNALIAPRQMDASLCISYLTIEKKGSIDEPLRPLMGRNVFGCDICQDVCPWNRRAPVAASDSLPARPELINPSLDRLGSMDGRTFNLTFRGSPLERTGRKRLQRNVAIAMGNSGDSRYIPKLREWSKGDDPVLADAATWGLDKLNE, from the coding sequence ATGGTAATCCGGAATTCAGACCGCGAGTGGATCAGCCAGCGGGCTCACGAAGCAGGCTTCGACCTCGCCGGGATTGCCGCCGTTCCCGAAGCCGGAACGGCGGCTAATGCACAATCCAGCAACCGCTTTGCCGCCTGGATCGCTTCCGGTCATGCCGGTGAGATGGAGTGGCTCAAGCGCACAGACAGCACCGGCGAGCTTGTGCGTGGCGATCTCCGGCGGTCTATCCCGTGGGCCCACTCCGTCATCGTCTGCGCGATTAACTACAACCCCGACGCCCCGCGCTCCACTGATGCTGCACCCGCTGATGCTGGCTGGATTGCACGCTACGCCTGGAGCGGCCGCGCTCACGACACTTATCCCGGCAGCGACTACCACGATGTCCTGCTCGAAAAGCTGCGAACCGTCGAACAGAGCCTGCACGAACGCTTCGGCGCGGACCTCCAGACGCGCTGCTACGTCGATACGGGGCCCATCGTTGAGCGGGAATACGCCCACCGGGCCGGCATCGGTTGGATCGGCAAGAACGCCTGCCTGCTGAACCAGAGCCTCGGCTCCTGGCTCCTGCTCGGCGTTATCATCACCTCGCTCGATCTGCCGCGCGAAGCGTGGGCCCTCCCCGCCGCAGACCGGTGCGGCACCTGCACCCGCTGCATCGACGCCTGCCCAACCAACGCACTCATCGCACCGCGTCAGATGGACGCCTCGCTCTGCATCTCCTATCTCACGATCGAGAAGAAGGGAAGCATCGACGAGCCTTTGCGCCCGCTGATGGGCCGCAACGTCTTCGGCTGCGACATCTGCCAGGACGTCTGTCCCTGGAACCGCCGCGCTCCTGTCGCAGCATCCGACTCGCTCCCCGCAAGACCCGAACTCATCAATCCCTCACTCGATCGGCTCGGCTCGATGGACGGCCGCACCTTCAATCTCACCTTCCGCGGTTCGCCTCTCGAGCGGACTGGCCGCAAGCGCCTGCAGCGCAACGTCGCCATCGCGATGGGCAACAGCGGCGACTCGCGTTACATCCCGAAGCTCCGCGAATGGTCCAAAGGTGACGACCCTGTGCTCGCCGACGCTGCAACTTGGGGACTCGATAAACTGAACGAATGA
- a CDS encoding YihY/virulence factor BrkB family protein has translation MTSPQETAAKPDPSGREIKTESSPEPKKAGEESVSPKLDSAPAVPVSGTSDQLKALGRYLLKTEVHTYAFSVAAQAILSLFPFIVLLLTLSQRVFHSARMADVVGEMMSNFLPNHQDFVMRNMRVLAFSHAKVRIVSIVMLLITATGVFLPLEVALNSVWGVKKNRSYLQNQIVSIALAIGVALLAMASVALTAAQRTVLEWVFFGHTQNAFFALIGRGFLQIVALIASIGLFFLIYWTLPARKIPARAVLPTAIVMGILWTAAKYVYILVLPHLDFRAVYGPFEVSVGLITWAFISGLLLLGGAYVSATRQALRETREAELKKNEQQFEST, from the coding sequence ATGACATCCCCGCAGGAGACCGCAGCGAAACCGGATCCCAGCGGCCGCGAAATCAAAACCGAATCCTCGCCTGAACCGAAGAAGGCCGGCGAGGAGTCCGTCTCACCCAAGCTCGACAGCGCGCCTGCCGTCCCCGTCAGCGGCACTTCCGACCAGCTAAAAGCGCTCGGCCGCTATCTGCTGAAGACCGAGGTACACACCTACGCCTTCTCGGTCGCCGCGCAGGCCATTCTGTCGTTGTTTCCATTCATCGTTCTTCTGCTCACGCTTTCGCAGCGGGTCTTCCACTCGGCCCGCATGGCCGACGTCGTTGGCGAAATGATGTCCAACTTCCTGCCCAACCATCAGGACTTCGTCATGCGCAACATGCGCGTGCTCGCCTTCTCACATGCGAAGGTGAGGATTGTCTCCATCGTCATGCTGCTGATCACCGCAACTGGCGTCTTCCTCCCGCTCGAGGTCGCGTTGAACAGCGTCTGGGGCGTCAAAAAGAACCGCTCCTACCTGCAGAACCAGATCGTCTCCATCGCGCTTGCAATCGGCGTCGCCCTGCTCGCGATGGCCTCCGTCGCACTCACCGCAGCGCAGCGCACTGTGCTCGAGTGGGTCTTCTTCGGTCACACGCAGAACGCGTTCTTCGCGCTTATCGGACGCGGATTTCTTCAGATCGTCGCCCTTATTGCGAGCATTGGGCTCTTCTTCCTCATCTACTGGACGCTGCCGGCGCGCAAGATCCCCGCCCGCGCCGTTCTCCCCACTGCCATCGTCATGGGCATTCTCTGGACAGCGGCCAAGTACGTCTACATCCTTGTGCTTCCGCACCTTGATTTTCGCGCTGTCTACGGCCCCTTCGAAGTCTCCGTCGGCCTCATCACCTGGGCCTTCATCTCCGGCCTTCTACTACTCGGCGGAGCATACGTTTCCGCAACACGCCAGGCACTCCGCGAAACCCGCGAAGCCGAGCTGAAGAAAAACGAGCAGCAGTTTGAATCAACTTAA